A window of the Equus przewalskii isolate Varuska chromosome 10, EquPr2, whole genome shotgun sequence genome harbors these coding sequences:
- the KRT39 gene encoding keratin, type I cytoskeletal 39 has translation MDTKCCKTTISSSTPHQRCSRITDFRAISSNTNCQHGGLKANSCQPTGHVRRTTHIQGCQSTPCLCLTPVCLIRSFNTCPSLDDCGQCGEGINSNEKGTMQILNDRLANYLEKVRMLEQENAELEGKIQEECNKELPVICPDYLSYYTTIEELQQKILCTKAENSRLVSQIDNTKLAADDLRAKYEAEVSLRKLVEADASGVQHILNALTLGKADLEAQLQSLKEELLCLKNNHDEEINSLQSQLGDRLNIEVTTAPSVDLNRVLQEMRCQYESIIETNRRDVEQWFNTQMEELNQQVVTSSQQQQYCQKEITELRRTMNILEVELQAQHRMRDSQECILAETETRYAALLAQIQCLIDNLEAQLAEIRCALERQNQEYEILLDVKSRLECEITAYRSLLESLDGKLPCNPCATKCEPSTCISRKARAIECTAPVYTSSSAPRGVRKPCRARGGLSRILVKICTITKEIKDGKVISSHEHVRPCFITRPATV, from the exons ATGGATACCAAATGTTGTAAAACAACTATTTCTTCTTCAACACCACACCAGAGGTGCTCTAGGATTACAGATTTTAGGGCTATCTCTTCTAACACCAACTGCCAGCATGGTGGTCTTAAAGCCAACAGCTGCCAACCAACTGGCCACGTTCGGAGGACCACCCACATCCAGGGCTGCCAATCCACTCCTTGCTTGTGTCTCACGCCCGTCTGCTTAATAAGAAGCTTTAACACCTGTCCCTCTCTGGATGATTGTGGCCAGTGTGGTGAAGGCATCAACAGTAATGAGAAAGGGACCATGCAAATCTTGAACGACCGCCTTGCTAACTACCTGGAAAAGGTGCGAATGTTGGAACAAGAGAATGCTGAACTGGAGGGTAAAATCCAGGAAGAGTGTAACAAAGAGCTCCCTGTCATCTGTCCTGACTACCTGTCCTACTACACTACCATTGAGGAACTCCAGCAGAAG ATCTTGTGTACCAAGGCTGAGAATTCCAGACTGGTCTCACAAATTGACAACACCAAACTGGCTGCCGATGACTTGAGAGCCAA GTATGAAGCCGAAGTGTCCCTACGCAAGCTGGTGGAGGCAGATGCCAGTGGCGTACAGCACATCCTAAATGCGCTGACCCTGGGCAAAGCTGACCTGGAGGCACAACTCCAGTCTCTGAAGGAGGAGCTCCTTTGCCTCAAAAACAACCATGATGAG gAAATCAATTCCTTACAGAGCCAGCTTGGAGACAGACTCAACATTGAAGTGACCACTGCCCCTTCTGTTGACCTAAACCGGGTTCTACAAGAAATGAGATGTCAGTATGAGTCTATCATAGAGACAAACCGCAGAGATGTGGAACAATGGTTCAACACACAG ATGGAGGAGCTGAACCAGCAGGTGGTGACAAGCTCTCAGCAGCAGCAATACTGCCAGAAGGAGATCACTGAATTGAGACGCACTATGAACATTCTGGAGGTTGAACTTCAGGCCCAGCATCGAATG AGAGATTCCCAGGAATGCATCCTGGCGGAGACGGAGACCCGCTATGCGGCCTTGCTGGCTCAGATCCAGTGTCTGATCGATAACCTAGAGGCTCAGTTGGCAGAGATCCGATGTGCCCTGGAAAGACAGAACCAAGAATACGAGATTCTGCTGGATGTCAAGTCCCGGCTGGAGTGTGAGATAACCGCATACCGCAGCCTTCTGGAGAGCTTGGACGGCaa GCTTCCCTGTAACCCGTGTGCCACCAAATGTGAGCCTTCAACTTGCATATCCAGGAAGGCCAGAGCCATAGAATGCACAGCCCCAGTTTACACATCATCCTCAGCCCCCCGTGGGGTACGCAAGCCCTGCAGAGCCCGTGGAGGCCTGTCCCGGATCCTGGTTAAAATCTGCACCATCACCAAGGAGATTAAGGACGGGAAAGTCATTTCTTCTCATGAGCATGTGCGGCCTTGCTTCATCACCAGACCCGCCACAGTCTAA